The window ATCGGCATCGATGATCTATCCGTTGACGACAGGATTCCATTGGGGATCGCTTGATTTTCAGTGGTACATTGAAGCCTGTAAGAGCCGGCCGAAATCAGCGGAAACCGTCAGCGGCTTTCACGATGTCAATCGCTTCATTTCGCTGCCGCCGCATCCAAGTACGGACAATATCTCGATTCCCGATTTTGTCAAAGCTCGACGGGGTAGCGAGAAGATCGACGGAATCACTCCGCTTGCCGTATCGGAACAGATTCATGACAACGCAGATCGGGCTTTGGCGATTCTTGAAACGCTGGAGGCAGGAGATGAAATGGAGCTACGCAAGACGCTCTCCGACATCCGCTGTATGGCCTACTTAGGGAAATACTATGCACACAAGATTCGCGGAGCGACGGAGTTGGCGTTCTATCGCGAGAACCATGAAAAGAGCCATCAGGATCGCGCGATGACGGAAGTGACGCAAGCAGCGGAGTATTGGAAGCTCTATATGGACTTGGCCATGAAGCAGTACAAGAATCCACTGTGGACGAACCGGGTGGGGCATGTCGATTGGAAGAAACTCTACCAAGAGGTCTTGCATGACATCGAGATCGTGAAGTCGGAATAGCAGGCAGGGCCAATACAAGTCGGCCCAGCGGCTTGTTCCCGCTCCTGGACCCCCCGGTGGTTGGCCGTGGAGTTTCCTTCGCTCGCGCAGTACCTCGTATCCTTGCTGGCGAGGATTCGCTACCATTCTCTAGATAGCAAGAGATCGTACCAAACCAGGAATCACAAGGGCCAGGAAGATGGAACAGTTGATGATTGCGTTGATTGGCATGGCAGGCGTCTACTTGTTCCTGGTCGTTCTGGTTGGGGTAATCCAATGGATCACCCGCGTCTTTCCCCCCGCCGACCGCCTTCCGACTTCACCCCATGATGCGCTGGCGTCTCGTGGCGGCACGGACAAAAAACTCGTCGCC is drawn from Novipirellula artificiosorum and contains these coding sequences:
- a CDS encoding OadG family protein, with protein sequence MEQLMIALIGMAGVYLFLVVLVGVIQWITRVFPPADRLPTSPHDALASRGGTDKKLVAVIQAAITAFEADRH